A genome region from Schistocerca americana isolate TAMUIC-IGC-003095 chromosome 1, iqSchAmer2.1, whole genome shotgun sequence includes the following:
- the LOC124549169 gene encoding NADH dehydrogenase [ubiquinone] 1 alpha subcomplex subunit 8: MVLTADVQLPTEEELTVQEVNLGSPALRAGAFHLGKYCEQANNEFMLCRTEWKDPRKCLEEGKAVTNCSLEFFRKVKKSCQQEFEQYTNCIDKSSSLLEYKYCRKTQGAFDKCMLDNLNLERPPFGYFCEAKVIDTKRPKPEEEKPAIYPDATPYLPEDYPRPPARYGSRFHWFN, translated from the exons ATGGTTTTAACAGCAGATGTACAACTACCCACTGAGGAGGAATTAACTGTACAAGAAGTTAACTTAGGATCACCAGCTTTACGAGCTGGTGCCTTCCATTTAGGAAAATATTGTGAACAGGCAAATAAT GAATTTATGCTATGTCGGACTGAATGGAAAGATCCCCGGAAATGCCTGGAAGAAGGAAAAGCTGTAACGAACTGCTCGCTTGAATTTTTTAGGAAAGTGAAAAAGTCGTGTCAGCAGGAGTTTGAGCAATACACAAACTGTATTGATAAGTCTAGCAGCCTTTTGGAGTACAAGTA CTGTCGCAAGACACAGGGAGCATTTGATAAATGTATGCTGGATAATCTGAACCTGGAACGCCCTCCATTTGGTTACTTCTGTGAAGCAAAAGTAATAGATACAAAACGACCAAAACCAGAGGAAGAAAAACCTGCAATCTATCCAGATGCTACTCCATATTTACCAGAAGATTACCCACGGCCACCAGCCAGATATGGTTCACGCTTCCACTGGTTCAACTAG